DNA from Vicia villosa cultivar HV-30 ecotype Madison, WI unplaced genomic scaffold, Vvil1.0 ctg.000731F_1_1, whole genome shotgun sequence:
TATATGCCCTTCTTCGCGATTCTGATTTATCACTGATCTTCTTTTTTTCTTGATGAACTTCCAGATTGACGTTCCTTCTCGAGCATTGACAACAATAGTTCTTCATCTGTGTTATCCATAAGTTCTTCTTCAATCACCTTCCAAGaaagtttgttgaggttgtttgaattgtttgaatccATTGAAGTGAGGGAATGATGATAGAAAAATGATAAAAGAATGAGAGAAGGATGATAGGAAAATGATAGAAGAATGAGAGAGGGTGATAGAAAAGTGAGAAAAGAATGAAGGTATATATAAGGCtagtttaaataatatttaatttgaataacggctagtttgaataatatttaatttgaataacggctagtttgaataatatttaatttgaataacggctagtttgaataatatttaatttgaataacggATAGTTTGAATAACGACtaatttgaataatatttaatttgaataacggctagtttgaataatatttaatttgaataacggctagtttgaataatggctagtttgaataatatttaatttgaataacgactaatttgaataatatttaatttgaataacggctagtttgaataatatttaatttgaataacggctagtttgaataatggctagtttgaataatttttaatttgaataacgactaatttgaataatatttaatttgaataacggctagtttgaataatatttaatttgaataacgactaatttgaataatatttgaaatataatAAATACTAGAATGTTGCATCTTATTACAATAGTTGTTGATACATAACAAGTACTACATAAtacttaaatataataaatactagAACACTGCATATTATTaccatccatatttttcttttagGTTATTACAACATTTGTCATGAAATTCACGCTGAGTATCATTCATCAAGAAGTGTCTGACATTATGAATTGCATTGCTTCAAACTCCATATTTTCCTTGATTAATTTGTTTTCTTCCTCCTTAAGTCGTGCTTCAGACTCCATCTTTTCCTTGACTAATTTGTTTTCTTCCTCCTTAAGTCGTGCTAGATTTTCCATTAAATCCATTCTTTTATTCATTGTATCAGAAATAACACTAGAAGGAGGTTCCGTTTCATTTGTATTTTCCTTTTCCTTACCTTTTCGTTTTGCCGCCTTTTGTCCCATTGGACGCTCCATTGGAGATGATGCGTTAAACTCATAACTTGAAGGTGTCTCTGAGTTTGGTGATGCCATGTATGCACCACTAGTAGAATTCTttgttctctttgaagaatttttGGTGGATGCTCCCATCCATTTACGTTCATCTTTTAAAAGCCTCCATGCATACTCAGGATTGAATGGTGCACCTTTATCTTGTTCAAAAAAAACATGTGCATTGACTAAGATATCTTTCTCTGATTCCCCACTTTTTTTCCATGAACAGCTTGTTTGTAACACCCAACAAGTTTTTGAACAAGGCCATTTATTCGATGCCATCGAGATTTTAATTGGCCTTGTAGCTTTTCTCGGGACTACCCACGATATTGGTTATAATTATCGGTGATTCTTAACCAAAAGCTATCGAATTTTTGATCAACTCCCACAATTGGATCCTTTTAAACATTGAGCCATGATTGCATAAGAAGTGTATCTTCTTCCCTTGTGAATACCTCTCGAGGTTTTTTTTTTAACTGAACGCCTTTTTTCTTTATCAATTGTAATATTTTCAATACCAACTTGAGTTGAAAATTGTGGAACTTGACGTTCGGGCATAAACCCATTTGGTGTTTCGGGTTCATGATGAGAAAAAATCATCCCATGAGTATTTATCTGTGGTCTAAAATACATATTTGGGTTGTTTGGTGGCGAAAAAAATACGGTAGAGTTTGTTGGTGGTGGGGGAAATTGAGAATTTTGAGGATTAGAATTTTACTGATTTTGTATGAGATGGAACATAGATTGTTGAAAATTATATTGATTATGGTCCATTTGACCttaacaataataatttgaaCAAGTAAGATGAAAAATTTGGTAAAATATAGGATGATAAAATTGTGAGAGAAATAAATTTATGAGATACAATTTGAAAAATAttggcttctatttataaccaaacaaaattaaaaaaaaaaaaagaagagccgTTGAGCAACgactaattttttaatattattttaatgtaAAGTATTGTTGCATTGCACTTCACCTCATACATGCGTGGCGGACTGCatgctttaaaaaaaattgacaacTGCCGAACGAAATGGAAAATAACGTGCGTTGGAGATGGTCTAAATAGCTTTTATCTCTCTCTTCACTATAACCACTTCATTAAAACCATTGTGTTTTGAATTTcacaatgaaaatattttttcaaacattaaaatTTCCCTTTTATTTCTTTATCTTAcgaattctttatttatttttatataaaattattcaatacaattgaattttaattattattattattatttattttataattaaataatttattttaaatttatatttatatttaaatagatTTTACACTACATAAAATCATTTctatttatttactattattaaaaatattaattaatatatttttaaaatgtagacgaaatttttatattaaaatattaaaatttctctTTTCTCACGAATCATTGTCagttaaatttctttttttctcacatctcttttattttaattaacatttgtctttatttgagacacaaaatttatatttttaaatgtcaaactattttctttttctcacgggtcattatcaacaaaatatatattttattttaataacaatttacctttatttaaaacacaatattcttatttttaaatgtcaaaatttttatttttctcacggggcattatcaacaaaatatcttttttttaattaacaattgcctttatttgagacacgaaatttttattttcaatttgcagctatatattttattttaataaacatttacctttatttaaaacacaaaattcttattttcaaatgtcaaaatttttatttttctcacaggGCATTATCAGCATAATATCTTTTTTTAACTAACAATTGCCTTTACTTGAGACACgaaatttttatttcaatttgcaGTTAAAATATACATAAACAGAATTTTCAATTTACAATATAAATTTTACACTAAATATTTTTTACCTGTGCGGAGACACGGGTATATTACTAGTTATATATGTGTGGAAAGTGAAATTGCACGAcggataatttaaaaaaaaagtagttGAATTTAGCAGACCTACCACTTACGTACAAATGATTCAGAGATATGTATAATTATATTTTGGTAGTTGAGTTAGAATTGAAAGACTTTATTAACTAAAAGtaagatattttaatttagttttaaattgttctattttgatTTGTtgtgtcattcatgatgttggtTTTTCTGTTGCTTCATTTTTTATAGTTTTGTTTGAGTATGGATGGGGTTGTTTTTTACCTAgaagtttttgttgttgttgttgttcttggctTTGATCTGTTTCGATGCTCTTTGTGCCTTCTCCTGAAATTCTCTTGTTAGCTGTAGTGCATGACAATATAATACATACATATAGGTATTCATTCACCTAAGTCCGACCCGAATTTGACAATGAATGTtggattaatattaatttattaattaattaggtgtaactcatgtaaataaaactTGGCTTTAAATAAAGATACCTAAATGTGATGATTGTTTGGGTTTAGTTGGTAACTAAGCTAAGGGGtgtaattttgaaattcaaaatacaaatccctcttctctctcttcaTGATTGTTGGGACATAACTATTGTGATAGGATGTAACTGTTGAAATAAAGTGTCTATAAAAGGACACCTTTCTGCAAGAAACACCAACTTTTCTCATTCCTTCTCATTTCTCAAAAATACATAAGAGTATCTTCATCATCAAAGATACACATAAGGAAGAAGGAAGAGAGGAGAGAACAATTGAAATCAATAGTTGAGAACCAGACCAGAATCGCCGTTATGGATCCGAATACACTTTTATTGTTCTTCATAGAATTTAAAACACCGTGAAAATCATGATATCaagatcaaaaataaaataatgctaACAGTTTGTATTAGAGCAAGGTTACCGATATTATGAGTTTCCGGTAATTATTAACTTGtatgaaaattattttaaactattGATACATATATGTTGAAATTTTCAAATTGCAACgttaatagaaaacaaaaattaattgtgATAGTTTTCGAATTACCCtgccgcttatatatatatatatatatatatatatatatatatatatatatatatatatatatatatatatatacacacacacacacacacacacacacacacacacacacgttaGCATGTTACCAATAATGTTGATTACGGGTAAGATAATTCTCATAATATGTTAGTATGCAAATGCACTGTTCCAAAATATGATATCATTCTACAATTCTACTATGCCATGTTGGAATTGCATTAACATTAACATGATGATATAGTAACAGTGCAGGATAGTAATGAACTTATATATTAACGAGGGCGGATGCTAACGTTTTAGTATATTTGCTTTCTGTGCACagttttaacaattttttattttgttttgttttatataaattattgctTTAGAATAATTTTATTGAGAAATTGTTAATCACCAAAGTGATCGAATTCGTTAAAGTTTACGATTCTAAATTATGAAAATGTTTTTTGATTTGATGTTATATGGATAACATATTtatgttaaattataattattatatgacATATATAGATCATCAAAAGATGGATCATGActtataattaatgaaattaaagTATTTATTTACTCGTTGCTTGTATATCCAAATATAGACATGCATGTTATTTTAAGTATGACTAATTCTTCATTTAACATTGGTTTATTTTATTGAAATGTATTTATGAATCACCCAAAGGTGAATTTAGATACATGTTTAAAGATAATTGGTTTGAATCCTTGAAGTTTATTCAAAGCATTAACGTATAAGcgtattttaaatatttgcagTTGCTACTAATATGTTTGCTTTGGGCAATGCAATGACAAAGTTCAATGGGCTGAACTATGTTAATTGGTCTGAAAAGATTCAGTTTCAACTGGGTGTTATGGACTTAGACATGACATTGATAATGAATGAAAATCCCGCGACCATTATGGAGGATAGTACCGAAGATGAAAGGTCTCTTTT
Protein-coding regions in this window:
- the LOC131630746 gene encoding glutathione S-transferase T2-like; this encodes MASNKWPCSKTCWVLQTSCSWKKSGESEKDILVNAHVFFEQDKGAPFNPEYAWRLLKDERKWMGASTKNSSKRTKNSTSGAYMASPNSETPSSYEFNASSPMERPMGQKAAKRKGKEKENTNETEPPSSVISDTMNKRMDLMENLARLKEEENKLVKEKMESEARLKEEENKLIKENMEFEAMQFIMSDTS